In Henningerozyma blattae CBS 6284 chromosome 7, complete genome, a single genomic region encodes these proteins:
- the TCM62 gene encoding Tcm62p (similar to Saccharomyces cerevisiae TCM62 (YBR044C); ancestral locus Anc_3.247) — MLRTSKVYTNLLQLSAIRSITTLQTPIHNLSNVETINSLTKSITLLDDILNSSSHNKTLLYKSKYKRTPESLSSQESTRLEHVVKNFLIDQQKNEITSSIKEQLSNPENRLSQLGLQFFLECNRGNLTPLSTTLSRYILEGIRKNPTTDTIKHIHLSIEMIRKFIKDNRVTNIKPKQIDILIKKLSNSQKDFDTIQQILKPIDYKIYSDTSIIFQKGKTREDSITISDGYQFPTGIIQGNEPYLRSIDIPKKKLLSFNDKPLLTLVYDGSLVDARYILPAINYATRESKSLLLIINGNCSGDAINAISIHNNKNKRQNIDSKVIVMKYDESSFNGISIQENSKLLEFLKLPKGIESIYSPTFSPTIPSKVSSRDYFGELKSMKCTVGEAILFNDIKLNHDCSKLDNFLKKTITVNLGGDSQFEINRRIESMDNLVNNFLLNGLKDGFVPSHGNFIIKSNSFVTTGENKRPKTFKNNLLFDALISALAIPSKNALINSQGLNSIQVAEMSMKTSVFDGFFNACLSHEDHALQDVRQLGILEPWNKMDETLYNVSTMIRLLYSCSTIISGIFEKPKKR, encoded by the coding sequence atgttAAGGACTAGTAAAGTATATACTAATCTCCTGCAGTTATCGGCAATCCGTTCTATCACAACGCTGCAAACTCCAATCCACAACCTTTCCAATGTTGAAACCATAAATTCCTTAACAAAAAGTATTAcattattagatgatatcctaaattcttcatctcATAATAAGACTTTACTTTATAAAAGTAAATACAAGAGAACTCCTGAATCCTTATCATCACAAGAATCTACAAGATTAGAACATGttgtaaaaaattttcttatAGATCAAcagaaaaatgaaattacaaGCTCAATTAAAGAGCAACTGTCTAATCCAGAAAACAGACTATCACAGCTAGgcttacaattttttttagaatgtAACCGAGGTAACCTAACACCTTTAAGCACTACTCTATCTCGTTATATCTTAGAAGGGATAAGGAAAAATCCGACAACTGATACGATTAAACATATCCATTTGTCCATTGAAATGATTAGAAAGTTTATTAAAGACAATAGAGTTACGAATATCAAACCAAAGCAAATTGatatactaataaaaaaactatcGAATTCTCAGAAGGATTTTGATACTATCCAACAAATCTTAAAACCAATTGATTACAAAATATACTCGGACAcatctattattttccaaaaaggGAAAACAAGAGAAGATTCTATTACTATATCAGATGGATATCAATTCCCAACCGGAATTATTCAAGGCAATGAGCCATATCTAAGGTCAATTGATATACCGAAAAAGAAActattatcttttaatgACAAACCTCTACTGACTCTTGTCTACGACGGATCATTAGTAGATGCAAGATATATCTTACCTGCTATAAATTATGCAACAAGGGAAAGTAAATCATTGCTATTAATTATCAATGGGAATTGCTCTGGTGATGCTATTAATGCAATCAGTatacataataataaaaacaaaagacAGAATATTGATTCAAAAGTGATTGTAATGAAATATGATGAATCCTCATTTAATGGTATCTCTATTCAAGAAAATTCAAAGCTATTAGagtttttgaaattacCAAAAGGCATTGAGAGTATTTATTCCCCAACATTTAGTCCTACAATTCCTAGTAAAGTTAGCAGTCGAGATTATTTTGGTGAACTTAAATCGATGAAATGTACTGTTGGCGAAGctattctttttaatgatattaaattaaatcatgATTGCTCAAAGTTAGATAATTTtctgaaaaaaacaattacgGTAAACTTAGGTGGTGATAGccaatttgaaattaatagaagAATCGAGTCAATGGATAACTTAGTAAATAACTTTCTTCTAAATGGTTTAAAAGATGGGTTTGTTCCCAGTCATggaaatttcattattaaaagcaATTCATTTGTTACAACAggagaaaataaaagaccaaaaactttcaaaaataaCTTGCTATTTGATGCATTAATCAGTGCTTTAGCAATCCCTTCTAAAAATGCTCTGATAAATAGTCAAGGTTTGAATTCTATTCAAGTAGCAGAAATGTCAATGAAGACTTCCGTTTTCGATGGATTTTTCAATGCTTGCC